Sequence from the Bacillus thuringiensis genome:
TCGATAGACGATTGTATATAAAAGAAGCTTTCACTCCCATTTTCTCCGCAATATATTCTACACTATCCTCTTGCACGTAATGCTTCATAAAGATTTCTTTATCGTTCTTCTTTAAATGATTTAATATATGTTCCATATCATTACTAATTTCGTTTTCAAGAGTAGTATGCATCGCTATTTCACCTATTTGATCTAATCCTTTTTCATTTACTGTCTTCGCATATTTTCTCGCGTAATCGATAGATTTATATTTTGTAATAGCTGCAATCCAATTTTTTAACGTATTTTTCTCTTCATCATACTTTTCAATATGATTCCAAATTGCCAATAACACATCATCCACACATTCCTCTTGCACATCTTGAAAAGAAGCTAAATGCTTCTGAACGATACTTTTTATAAGTCCGCTGTACTGGTCGATAATAAAATATAATGCTTTTTCGTTCCTGTTCCTTAGCTGATACGCAACATTTTCTTCTGTAATTTTCATATGCTCCCTCCTCTCTAACATGCTCTATATCTATTAATTCGTATCGGTACTACTCATTTCTATCAATTTATACATATTTATTAATAATATCCAAAATAAACCTTATGTAGTAAAATATAACTTGATTATTATAAAGGAGTTTACATATGTTCAGTATTATTTGGATGCTTTTTACGCCGCTTCTCTTACTATGCGGGATTGCTGGTGGTATTTTTTTAATAGTAACAGGAATTAAATATCGGAAATTACTCGTTGGTTTAATGGGGCTACTTAGCCTATCCTTTGTCACACTACCTTTTGTTCTTTTAAGTGTAGGGATTCATATCGATACAATTTTCCCGATTCCAACTGCTCTTTACTGGACCCTATTTTCTTTAACTGGATTATTAGCAGGGGTAAGTGGAGTACAAGCAAAAATTAAAAGTATACGTAATATAGGATTCATTATTTTTACCACTGGAATATTAAGTGTTCTCTTCTGGGAGCTCATGTCTGTAGGTGATTCATTCTATATATAATATTTTTTATCAACCTACAAATCGGAGGTAATGCAAAAGTGTTTGGAATATTAACTTGGATGATTTTAGCTCTTACTTTGATGTTATGCGAATTCATCGTCGGCATTTTTTTAATTATTGCTGGTATGAAATATCGTAAATTACTTACTATTATAGCTGGTTTAATTAGCATATCTCTTATCATTGTTCCTATCATTTGTATAGGTTATGGACTAGACTTAGAGGGGACGGTTCCAATTTCGGGAACTTTATATTGGTGTTTCTTCTCTTTAGCTGGACTATTAGCTATTATAAGCGGAAGACAAATATCGAGTATTCGTTCTATGGGGACGATTTTGGTTATAACAGGGCTGTGCTCCGTAACTGGTTATCATCTTTTATATCTAACTGCGTAAAAAAACACAAAAAAGCAGGGAAATTAATTCCCTGCTTTTCTATTTGGTTTATTGCCTGATGGTAAGAAGAACGATAACATCCAAGCAATCCCTGCGAGTATTGTTGCAATTAAGAAGGCATCGTTAATACCGTTAATTGCAGATAACTTTGAAATTTGTCCGAATAACAGTTGCGTGCTCATCGCATCTCCTGCTTGCGCTGATCCAGCTAAGGCCGCTAAACTTTGCCCCATACCATGTACTTTATCAACTAAAATTGGATTTGACGTCGTTAACATATTCCCGTAATCTGCTACGTGAGCAGTTGTTTGTTGCGTCATAAGTGTAATTAAAATCGCTGTCCCAATTGAACCCGCTACTTGTCTTGACGTATTTTGCGTTGCTGTACCGTGAGAAATTAATTTCATCGGCAGTGCGTTCATACCAGCTGTCATAATTGGCATCATAATGAATGACATACCAATTGAACGTATAATATAATCCGTCATAATAACGCTATACGGTGTATCCATCGATAATTTTGTAAATTCATATGTCGCA
This genomic interval carries:
- a CDS encoding sigma-70 family RNA polymerase sigma factor, whose amino-acid sequence is MKITEENVAYQLRNRNEKALYFIIDQYSGLIKSIVQKHLASFQDVQEECVDDVLLAIWNHIEKYDEEKNTLKNWIAAITKYKSIDYARKYAKTVNEKGLDQIGEIAMHTTLENEISNDMEHILNHLKKNDKEIFMKHYVQEDSVEYIAEKMGVKASFIYNRLSRGRKKLRALFLHNRMK